Within Parabacteroides pacaensis, the genomic segment TCTTCTATACGGTTGCCGGTAAAGAAATTTAAATCGATAACCGGATTTACAGGAGGTAGGGGAGTAACCAGACCTATATTTTCTATTTTTTGATTGAAAAAACGGCTGATAGCTTCTAGGCACATGCGTGTACCGTTTGCTTTTCCATCTGCAGAAAATCCTGCGATGTGTGGAGTTGCTAAGGTCGTCAGTTTTAACAATTCTTGGTTGATGTTCGGTTCTCTTTCCCAGCAATCTATGATCATTTCAGAAATTAGTCCGTTCTTTTTTGCTTCCAATAGAGCTTCTGTGTCATGGACTGCGCCACGGGAAGCATTGATAAACCAAGGTTTTTTTTCTAACTTCTGAAAAAATGTTCGGTTAGCTAAATGATAAGTAGGATACTCACCTTCTTTCGTGAAAGGAGTATGGATGCTGATGATATCAGACTGTTTTGCAATTGTATCTAAATCTACGAATGTATCATTTTTTTCCGCTATGGCTCGAGGAGGGTCATTACGTAAAACATTCATCCCGTATTTTCTTGCCAGGCATTCCAATTGGGTCCCTACATGTCCCACCCCAACGATTCCCAAAGTCTTTCCTTGTAAAGATTCTCCTGTTTTTCTGGCCGTAATAATCAAAGAAGACAATACATATTGAGCTACTGAGACAGCATTGCAGCCCGGTGCATTTGTCCATTTGATTCCTGCTTCATCGCAATAATGAATATCAATATGGTCAAATCCGATAGTGGCTGTGGTAATAAGTTTGATAGAAGTATTCTGTAATAATTCACGAGTACATTTGTCGATGCTACGTACAATTAATACATCTGCATCTTGTACATTCTCATGAATAAATTCAGATGAAGAAATATATCTTACTTCGGCAAACGTTTCTGCCACTCCTTTTAAATAAGGTACAGTATTATCAGCAACTATAATCATAACGATACATGTTTTACACAAAAGTACAAGATTATCTTGAATGTGTGATCATTTATAAGTAATTAAACCTTTTTATTTAACCGAAAGTTTTACTACTTTTGTCACAATAATTAGTATGTATAGAAATTCTATTGTTATGAAATTTAGTGAATTGAGTTCCCATATATTTCAGAGATCTACTGAGACATACCATGAAACCAATCATGTAGATGCATCTATCAACAATCCTTATGAATTAAAAAGCATAGAATATTACCTTTATCTTAAGAATTGGATTGATGCCGTACAGTGGCATTTGGAAGACATTATCCGTAATCCGGAAATAGATCCGGCGGAAGCATTGGTTATTAAACGGCGGATTGATAAATCCAATCAAGATCGAACGGACTTGGTGGAATTGATAGATAGTTATTTTCTGGATCGATATAAAAATGTAAAAGTTGCGGCAGATGCAACGATTAACACGGAAAGTCCCGCTTGGGCTGTCGATCGTTTATCTATTTTGATCTTGAAAATTTATCATATGCAGCAAGAAGTAAACCGTATAGATGCGGATGAAACTCACCGAGCACAATGTGAAAAGAAATTGGCTGTTCTGCTAGAGCAACATAAAGATTTGTCTTCTGCTCTAGATCAGTTATTGGATGATATTGCTGCCGGTCGTAAATATATGAAAGTATACAAACAAATGAAAATGTATAATGATCCTTCTTTAAACCCTATCTTATACACAAAGAAATAATGGCTCGTATCCTTGTATTAAGAATTTCTGCGATTGGTGACGTTGCCATGACGATTCCTGTTATTTATTCTGCTGCAAAGTCGAATCCTCAAGATACTTTCACAGTAGTAACTCAATCGTTTTTGAAGCCTATTTTTATAAACCGGCCAGCCAACCTGGAAATAATAGGGATCAATACGAAAGGTAGGGAGCGTACTTTAAGTGGTTTATTACGATTTGCTGCCGTTTTAGGAAGACAGAACTACGATATGGTACTGGATTTGCACGATGTTTTACGCACTAAAATAATTCGTCTTTTTTTTAAATTAAAAGGAAAGCCAGTAGTAGTTTTTAATAAAGCACGTAAAGAACGAAGTGGTTTAACCAAAAGGATACGGAAGGAGTTCCGACCGCTTCCTGCTGTTATGGAGAGATATAGGGAGGTATTCCGAAAAGCAGGGTTAAGCTATAAAGAGACTTTTACTTCTTTGTTTCAAGAGTATCCGATAGGTATTAAAGCCATGGAAGATATGATCGGAGCTAAAAAAGGTAAATGGATAGGAATAGCTCCTTTTGCCAAACATCCAGGCAAAATTTATCCACTCGAACGAATGGAGCAAATTGTAGAAGCTCTTTCCCATCAACCGGAGAATACTATTTTTTTATTCGGTGGGAGAGGGGAAGAAGAACTTATTTTAGGACATTGGTCGCATCATTATCCTCGTGTAATTTCGGTAGTGGGCCGTTATCCCTTAGATATAGAACTGGCATTGATTAGTAAATTAGATGTTTTGCTTTCCATGGATTCTGCTAACATGCACTTTGCTTCTTTAGTAAAAACACCTGTGGTTTCTTTATGGGGAGCTACTCATCCGTATGCTGGTTTTTATGGATGGAAACAAGCTCCTGAAAATTGTATTCAAGTAGACTTGCCTTGCCGTCCTTGTTCCATATTCGGTGATAAACCGTGCTTTAGAGGCGATTGGGCTTGCCTGACACAGATTGAGCCAAAAACGGTTATAAATAAAATACAAGAGGTGCTGGGGAATGAAAATAGTTATTAATCCTTCGTATAAATTTCTGGAAGATTTTGTTTACTCCCTTCCGGCAAATTTTGAAAAGTCGGGGGAAGTGATATATGAAGGCCGGAATGTTTTACGTCAGTATACAATAAAGAATGTAGATTTGGTTGTAAAACGTTTTAAGCAACCTCATTTGATTAACCGGATAGTATATCGTTTTTTCAGGTTATCTAAGGCAAGCCGCTCTTATCACTACGGCCGGGAACTATTTCGTCGTGGAATAGCTACTCCTGAACCTGTTGCTTTTATTGAAAAACGAAATTTTGGATTGACCGATTCCTATTATATATCATTGAATTCTCCATTAAAACATACAATGCGTGAATTTTGGTTTGACCCTGAAATAGGGGAGAGAAAATTTATTTTAGAGGCTTTTGGAAAATTTACCGCGCAGTTACACCAAAAGGGAGTTCTTCATTTAGATTATTCTTCCGGTAACATTCTTTTTGATATAGAAAATGGCAAGCCGGTCTTTTCTTTAGTAGACATAAATCGGATACGTTTCGGTAAAGTAACCGAAGAGGAAGGATATAAATCGTTTGCGCGTCTCTGGTTACCTGATGAGGTGTATATTGTTATTGCAAAATGTTATGCGGCGGAAAGCGGTTATAATAAGACGCATGCTGTAGAAAGAATCTGTTATTATAAAGATTGTTTTATGAAACAGAAAAAATAGTTTAAGTAATAAATAGAGCTATCTTATTTATTATGGAGGTTTTTGAGGTCTTTTTCCAAATCTTTATATGAAAATTGTACTTCCCAAAGTTTCGCTATAGTCATGAACTTATAAAAAGCATATACGCCGGAATATACTAATCCTGGTCTACCGTCTCTGAACCCTCCTTTAATTACATAAAACTTGAAAAAACGGTAAGCACTTTGAATAAGTATGGAAAAGAAGGCGTATTTTTTATTCTTCCTTTTCCCTATTTCATAATCTGTATAAGCATTCGCTTTAGATACCATTATTTTTACAGGATCGTTGGAAAGATGTATAAAGGCTAAATCTTTTCTATGTAAAGGGGTGTTAATTACTTTACCTTGTAATTGGGGTTGCATATGAATCTGTGAGGGCCATACAGTGCCTTCTTTTTTGAAAAAACGTAATATATAGTCCGGATAGGTACAACGTACGAACTTTCCCATCAGATAATTTTTCCGAGGGATGCGTATTCCATTAGGGCAATCAGGCTTTTTTATTTGTTCGTATAAATAATCTTTTAGTGCTGGGGGAACAACTTCATCTGCATCAATTAACAAAATCCAGTTATAGGTGGCGGCATTAATAGCAGCCTGACGAGCTGGTTCCACATATCCTAACTTCTCATGATAAATAATATGACAATTATAACGTTTTGCAATAGATACAGTTTGATCCGTACTATACATGTCACATATAAGGATTTCATCGAAATCCTTTACAGATTCCAGCACTTC encodes:
- the pdxB gene encoding 4-phosphoerythronate dehydrogenase PdxB yields the protein MIIVADNTVPYLKGVAETFAEVRYISSSEFIHENVQDADVLIVRSIDKCTRELLQNTSIKLITTATIGFDHIDIHYCDEAGIKWTNAPGCNAVSVAQYVLSSLIITARKTGESLQGKTLGIVGVGHVGTQLECLARKYGMNVLRNDPPRAIAEKNDTFVDLDTIAKQSDIISIHTPFTKEGEYPTYHLANRTFFQKLEKKPWFINASRGAVHDTEALLEAKKNGLISEMIIDCWEREPNINQELLKLTTLATPHIAGFSADGKANGTRMCLEAISRFFNQKIENIGLVTPLPPVNPVIDLNFFTGNRIEEAILTSFNPLKTDALLRQSPEKFEWFRSHYDHPREYKAYTVVNATQEEASLLKKLGFQVQ
- a CDS encoding DUF4254 domain-containing protein, giving the protein MKFSELSSHIFQRSTETYHETNHVDASINNPYELKSIEYYLYLKNWIDAVQWHLEDIIRNPEIDPAEALVIKRRIDKSNQDRTDLVELIDSYFLDRYKNVKVAADATINTESPAWAVDRLSILILKIYHMQQEVNRIDADETHRAQCEKKLAVLLEQHKDLSSALDQLLDDIAAGRKYMKVYKQMKMYNDPSLNPILYTKK
- a CDS encoding glycosyltransferase family 9 protein, with the translated sequence MARILVLRISAIGDVAMTIPVIYSAAKSNPQDTFTVVTQSFLKPIFINRPANLEIIGINTKGRERTLSGLLRFAAVLGRQNYDMVLDLHDVLRTKIIRLFFKLKGKPVVVFNKARKERSGLTKRIRKEFRPLPAVMERYREVFRKAGLSYKETFTSLFQEYPIGIKAMEDMIGAKKGKWIGIAPFAKHPGKIYPLERMEQIVEALSHQPENTIFLFGGRGEEELILGHWSHHYPRVISVVGRYPLDIELALISKLDVLLSMDSANMHFASLVKTPVVSLWGATHPYAGFYGWKQAPENCIQVDLPCRPCSIFGDKPCFRGDWACLTQIEPKTVINKIQEVLGNENSY
- a CDS encoding lipopolysaccharide kinase InaA family protein, whose amino-acid sequence is MKIVINPSYKFLEDFVYSLPANFEKSGEVIYEGRNVLRQYTIKNVDLVVKRFKQPHLINRIVYRFFRLSKASRSYHYGRELFRRGIATPEPVAFIEKRNFGLTDSYYISLNSPLKHTMREFWFDPEIGERKFILEAFGKFTAQLHQKGVLHLDYSSGNILFDIENGKPVFSLVDINRIRFGKVTEEEGYKSFARLWLPDEVYIVIAKCYAAESGYNKTHAVERICYYKDCFMKQKK
- a CDS encoding glycosyltransferase family 2 protein; translated protein: MKISVIINTYNAEKHLAEVLESVKDFDEILICDMYSTDQTVSIAKRYNCHIIYHEKLGYVEPARQAAINAATYNWILLIDADEVVPPALKDYLYEQIKKPDCPNGIRIPRKNYLMGKFVRCTYPDYILRFFKKEGTVWPSQIHMQPQLQGKVINTPLHRKDLAFIHLSNDPVKIMVSKANAYTDYEIGKRKNKKYAFFSILIQSAYRFFKFYVIKGGFRDGRPGLVYSGVYAFYKFMTIAKLWEVQFSYKDLEKDLKNLHNK